One genomic window of Methanobacterium sp. includes the following:
- a CDS encoding CBS domain-containing protein: MEKVMTPDPVTVSVDTHATKVRSIFREEGFRTIPVVSENRLQGAVTRGDMMNISSTKSNIDARGIMEKPRVIATPDMDLIHLAREIMKAGTVYAPVVESPDNMHLVGIVTVADILRKFLYNGLKPDHETLEGIATSNVVTCNYNDLISHVWKRMDESGYSGLPVMKTGKIIGIITRMDIIRSRHVRMGFESDSEMQGSIRVEKVMKTPPVVATPQTPTSAAGEIILEYDIGRIPVVENPVYVKREPRRAKEADLVGIVSREDILWSYIR, from the coding sequence GTGGAAAAAGTAATGACCCCGGATCCTGTCACCGTATCTGTGGATACACATGCCACCAAGGTAAGGTCCATTTTCCGTGAAGAAGGATTCCGAACCATCCCTGTAGTATCCGAGAACCGCTTACAAGGTGCCGTAACCCGTGGAGATATGATGAACATATCCTCCACTAAATCAAATATTGATGCCCGGGGAATAATGGAAAAACCCCGAGTGATCGCCACTCCAGATATGGATTTAATCCACCTGGCCAGGGAGATCATGAAAGCAGGCACAGTCTACGCTCCAGTTGTGGAGTCACCAGATAACATGCACCTGGTGGGAATAGTAACTGTGGCTGATATTTTAAGAAAATTTCTCTACAACGGACTAAAACCCGACCATGAAACCCTGGAAGGCATTGCCACTTCCAATGTGGTTACCTGTAATTACAATGACCTCATCTCCCATGTCTGGAAACGAATGGACGAATCTGGATATTCCGGACTTCCAGTGATGAAGACGGGTAAGATTATAGGGATCATCACCAGGATGGACATCATCCGATCCCGCCACGTGAGGATGGGTTTTGAATCTGATTCTGAAATGCAGGGATCCATTAGGGTGGAGAAGGTTATGAAAACACCCCCGGTGGTGGCAACCCCCCAAACCCCAACCAGTGCGGCTGGGGAAATAATACTGGAGTATGATATTGGGAGAATACCCGTGGTTGAAAATCCAGTATATGTTAAAAGAGAACCCCGAAGAGCTAAAGAAGCCGATCTAGTTGGTATAGTTTCAAGGGAAGATATTTTATGGTCCTATATCAGATGA
- a CDS encoding CBS domain-containing protein: MMKIEDVMNEEVILAEENEQVSHARNLMLKHGYSRILVVDQEGKPVGILTEKDLTRKMRSNGPKWKRRTIDKISIRRVMTPNLVTLTPFREVQEAVELMIKNDISSVPVVDGDEVVGIITKSDLMEFYRQKFTGKWKVSDLMTSEVITVNENHSIGHVIGIMEDQKIGKVIVVRDNEPVGIITSANISFANVEDPETGVSVEKIAFLRNIDGQEKRNVREVSMVTAGDLMTNHLIKIEQDEDAASAADIMAKKDVSGIPVVSDNELVGIITKTDIIRGIQ; this comes from the coding sequence ATGATGAAAATCGAGGATGTAATGAACGAGGAAGTAATATTAGCCGAGGAAAACGAACAAGTAAGCCATGCCCGAAACCTAATGCTCAAACACGGCTACAGCCGTATTTTGGTGGTTGATCAGGAAGGTAAACCAGTGGGCATCCTGACTGAAAAAGACTTAACCCGAAAAATGAGGTCCAACGGACCAAAATGGAAAAGGAGAACCATCGATAAAATCAGCATCCGCAGGGTCATGACACCCAACCTGGTGACCCTCACCCCCTTCCGAGAAGTTCAGGAGGCAGTGGAGCTCATGATCAAAAACGACATCAGCTCCGTACCTGTTGTGGATGGGGATGAAGTGGTGGGGATCATAACCAAAAGTGACCTTATGGAATTCTACCGCCAGAAATTCACGGGCAAATGGAAAGTATCCGACCTCATGACCAGTGAAGTGATAACTGTCAATGAAAATCACAGCATTGGGCACGTTATTGGGATAATGGAAGATCAGAAAATCGGCAAAGTCATAGTGGTGAGGGATAATGAGCCAGTGGGAATCATAACTTCTGCAAATATATCCTTTGCCAACGTGGAAGACCCTGAAACAGGAGTGAGTGTGGAAAAAATAGCATTCCTGCGGAACATCGATGGTCAGGAGAAGAGAAATGTTCGGGAGGTGTCTATGGTCACAGCAGGAGATCTCATGACTAACCACCTTATAAAAATCGAGCAGGATGAAGACGCCGCCAGTGCCGCTGATATTATGGCTAAAAAAGATGTTAGTGGAATTCCAGTGGTCAGTGATAATGAACTGGTGGGAATAATCACCAAAACGGATATAATCCGGGGAATCCAGTAA
- a CDS encoding CBS domain-containing protein, whose protein sequence is MHVKDIMAKDAVVVDKDQNIHDALKLMKKNKVSRLPVINTNQDHQKELVGIITEKDISLRLGSSKYGNLAPSHFHVSTVMTSQPFTAEGNQTLGDAAQLMLDNGIGGLTVLDGSRIIGMITKTDFLHTCQGRPFTDIAVKERMRSEVTTIGPQDRLVHARRIIIDEGIGRLPVMEDGQLQGMITAKDIALAMMSFRKVVPDKYKPARIRNLLVEDVMIQNVKTITEEKTMAEVAQILLDENFSGLPVVDEDGMTGIITKTDFLKLIVELEK, encoded by the coding sequence ATGCATGTGAAAGATATTATGGCAAAAGATGCAGTTGTGGTGGACAAAGACCAGAACATTCACGACGCACTGAAATTAATGAAAAAAAATAAAGTATCCAGGTTACCGGTTATAAACACCAACCAGGACCATCAGAAAGAACTGGTAGGGATCATAACCGAGAAAGACATATCTCTTCGCCTGGGATCATCCAAATACGGCAACCTGGCACCATCCCACTTCCATGTCTCCACAGTGATGACATCTCAACCATTTACTGCTGAAGGCAACCAGACACTGGGAGATGCTGCCCAGCTCATGCTGGATAATGGAATCGGAGGCCTGACTGTCCTGGATGGTAGCAGGATCATAGGGATGATCACCAAAACCGACTTCCTGCACACCTGCCAGGGCAGACCCTTCACCGATATCGCAGTAAAAGAAAGAATGCGCTCTGAGGTCACCACTATCGGACCGCAGGACCGGCTGGTACACGCCAGGAGGATCATCATCGATGAGGGTATTGGCCGACTCCCGGTAATGGAGGATGGCCAGCTCCAGGGAATGATAACCGCTAAAGACATAGCCCTGGCAATGATGTCCTTCCGAAAAGTAGTTCCTGACAAGTACAAACCCGCCAGGATACGTAACCTACTGGTGGAAGATGTGATGATCCAGAATGTGAAAACCATCACCGAAGAAAAAACCATGGCCGAGGTAGCACAGATCCTGCTGGATGAAAACTTCAGTGGACTACCAGTGGTGGATGAAGATGGAATGACTGGAATAATCACCAAAACCGACTTCCTGAAACTGATAGTGGAACTGGAAAAGTGA
- a CDS encoding CBS domain-containing protein codes for MRKRQTINLVKSMDRGSLEFETHESQHEGDVMSIATKKVVTAPQTASIKEAAEIMVKNKFRRLPITDPGSEKLLGIVTSMDILDFLGGGDKYKILEEKHQDNFPAAINEPVKMIMTRSVETINTRDSITDAVTKMTTKGVGALPIVDSNHKIAGIVSERDFVLLMAGVLTDEKVEDYMHNNVITTTPGTRIEGASKIMVRNKLRRIPVVGEERKTPHPEDDKIVGIVTATDILEFLGKNSAFEHMITNSAEAILNTTITEIMESEVISANATAHLGDVCDLMEEKGIGGLPVVQNGELRGIITESDILRAVSS; via the coding sequence ATGAGAAAAAGACAAACCATAAACCTGGTGAAATCAATGGACCGTGGTTCATTGGAATTTGAAACCCACGAATCCCAGCATGAGGGAGACGTGATGAGCATAGCAACTAAAAAGGTGGTAACCGCACCTCAAACCGCCAGCATAAAAGAAGCGGCTGAAATAATGGTAAAAAACAAGTTCAGACGACTCCCCATAACTGATCCCGGGAGTGAAAAGCTTCTGGGAATAGTTACCTCCATGGACATTCTGGACTTTTTAGGAGGTGGGGACAAGTACAAGATCCTGGAAGAAAAACATCAGGACAACTTCCCTGCAGCCATAAACGAACCGGTGAAGATGATCATGACCCGTAGCGTGGAAACCATCAACACCAGAGACTCCATAACCGATGCTGTAACCAAAATGACAACTAAAGGAGTCGGAGCCCTCCCTATAGTGGACAGCAACCATAAAATAGCAGGGATCGTATCTGAAAGAGACTTTGTACTCTTAATGGCAGGAGTACTTACCGACGAGAAGGTGGAAGACTACATGCACAATAATGTAATCACCACTACCCCTGGAACCCGTATTGAAGGGGCATCAAAGATAATGGTCCGCAACAAACTCCGCAGGATCCCAGTAGTAGGTGAAGAGCGGAAGACACCCCACCCTGAGGATGATAAGATCGTGGGGATTGTTACAGCCACTGATATCCTGGAATTTTTAGGTAAAAACAGTGCCTTTGAACACATGATAACCAACAGTGCCGAGGCGATCCTCAACACCACCATCACCGAGATCATGGAATCTGAGGTAATCTCAGCCAATGCCACCGCCCATCTGGGAGATGTCTGCGACCTCATGGAAGAAAAAGGCATAGGTGGACTTCCTGTAGTGCAAAATGGAGAACTACGGGGAATAATAACTGAAAGTGACATATTAAGAGCCGTGAGTTCTTAA
- the pheA gene encoding prephenate dehydratase: MKIGYFGPAGTFTEEAASHLEGELVPYDTIPEVFEAVHTGEVDLGVAPIENSIEGSVGVTLDLLAHQYLLKIKQEIILPINHNLLINKDAELEDVEVVYSHYQPLSQCRMFLEKMGVRTQATRSTAAAAEMIGDNRRAAAIGTRRAAELYGLKIAAEDIQDHANNMTRFVVVDQEDHVPTGKDKTSVVLCLSKDKPGGLYEILGEFASEGINLTKIESRPSKEKLGSYIFFVDMEGHHRDIKIMNVINRIQSKVGYIKILGSYPQEGDD, translated from the coding sequence ATGAAAATAGGATATTTCGGACCAGCAGGAACCTTCACTGAAGAAGCAGCATCACACTTGGAGGGGGAACTGGTACCCTACGATACCATACCCGAAGTATTTGAAGCAGTGCACACTGGTGAAGTTGACCTGGGAGTGGCGCCAATAGAAAACTCCATAGAAGGCTCGGTGGGAGTCACCCTGGATCTTTTGGCCCACCAGTATCTCCTGAAAATTAAACAGGAGATAATCCTCCCCATAAACCACAACCTTCTCATAAACAAGGATGCAGAATTAGAGGATGTGGAAGTGGTTTACTCACATTACCAGCCACTTTCCCAGTGTCGAATGTTCCTGGAGAAGATGGGGGTACGAACCCAAGCCACACGTAGCACAGCTGCCGCTGCCGAGATGATAGGTGATAATAGAAGGGCAGCAGCAATCGGGACCCGAAGGGCTGCGGAGTTATACGGTCTTAAAATAGCGGCAGAGGATATTCAGGACCATGCCAATAACATGACCCGTTTCGTGGTGGTGGACCAGGAAGACCATGTCCCCACAGGGAAAGACAAAACCTCAGTGGTTTTATGCCTTTCCAAGGACAAACCCGGAGGATTGTATGAGATACTGGGAGAATTTGCCAGTGAAGGGATAAACCTGACCAAAATAGAGTCCAGACCATCCAAGGAGAAGCTGGGAAGCTATATTTTCTTTGTGGATATGGAGGGTCACCATAGGGATATAAAAATCATGAATGTTATAAATAGAATACAATCAAAGGTAGGATACATAAAGATTTTAGGATCATATCCTCAGGAAGGAGATGATTAG
- a CDS encoding KH domain-containing protein, which yields MVLPICDVCLKSGMLCQGCENKLKTGEISQLDLDIAKLLYRVGDGKIGFKKTIEIGDVVIIITEKDQVGKLIGKGGKIVREISKTVERKIRVVGENSDLKAVATDILAPARISGINVVYGKDGEERYKIRVRREDARRLPAKLDLLNTIIQELTGEKTLVVIDRDN from the coding sequence ATGGTTTTACCAATATGCGATGTCTGTTTAAAAAGCGGAATGTTATGTCAAGGTTGTGAGAATAAGCTGAAAACAGGAGAAATAAGTCAGCTTGACTTGGACATTGCAAAACTCCTATATCGTGTAGGTGATGGTAAAATCGGTTTTAAGAAAACCATTGAAATCGGAGACGTGGTTATAATTATCACCGAGAAAGACCAGGTGGGTAAACTCATTGGTAAGGGCGGTAAAATAGTAAGGGAAATATCCAAAACCGTGGAGAGAAAAATAAGGGTGGTTGGAGAAAACTCGGATTTGAAAGCCGTGGCCACCGATATACTAGCCCCTGCCCGTATTTCAGGTATTAATGTAGTCTACGGGAAAGACGGAGAGGAAAGATACAAAATACGGGTCAGAAGAGAAGATGCCCGTAGATTACCTGCCAAACTGGACCTATTGAATACTATTATTCAGGAATTAACAGGGGAGAAAACCCTGGTGGTTATTGACCGCGATAACTAA
- a CDS encoding RNA ligase, which yields MREKSIPPLVTDEEVSHLLDVPSPKLEAAYQKGIVKKYQKHGLNAIQFRKGLGPVEAGTMVVKGEEIEVIRGFPKIRRTLMLHPALEKHFPREVAVEEKMNGYNVRIAQVDDRIVAFTRGGYICPYTSRKASQILNLDEFFQDYPQMVICGEMVGTMNPYVSHYYPEVGKLGFRIFDLREKLTNTPLPVMVKRELLADYQLEPVRLLGVFPVEEAPQKIMGIVRELGKNDREGVVMKDPQMQLEPLKYTSSQAQAAELEYALSFPFDLAQAFLFSRIIREGFQSHETGESTDQLRERALRMGESILYPMLETIGKVEQGELAAEDLLIEVDSQEEAEEFIRHLRDLKVMATLAEIKDGKAVIRRIHQSTNDRINNYLDGGLY from the coding sequence ATGAGAGAAAAAAGCATCCCGCCCCTGGTAACTGATGAGGAAGTTTCCCACCTCCTGGATGTACCTTCCCCTAAACTGGAGGCAGCCTACCAGAAGGGCATTGTAAAAAAATACCAGAAACATGGTCTGAACGCTATCCAGTTCCGGAAAGGATTGGGACCAGTAGAAGCCGGGACCATGGTAGTAAAAGGCGAGGAAATCGAAGTTATACGGGGGTTCCCCAAGATAAGGAGAACCCTGATGCTACACCCTGCACTGGAAAAACACTTTCCCCGGGAAGTGGCGGTGGAGGAGAAGATGAACGGATACAATGTCCGCATCGCCCAGGTTGATGATAGGATAGTTGCCTTCACCCGTGGTGGTTACATCTGTCCCTACACCAGCCGCAAAGCCAGCCAGATACTGAACCTGGATGAATTCTTCCAGGATTATCCTCAGATGGTCATCTGTGGTGAGATGGTGGGCACCATGAACCCCTATGTATCACACTACTACCCTGAGGTGGGGAAACTGGGATTCCGCATATTCGACCTGCGGGAAAAACTCACCAACACACCACTACCAGTAATGGTCAAAAGGGAGTTACTGGCAGATTACCAGCTGGAACCAGTACGACTTCTGGGAGTGTTCCCAGTGGAAGAGGCTCCTCAGAAGATCATGGGGATTGTGAGGGAATTAGGGAAAAATGACCGGGAGGGAGTGGTGATGAAGGACCCCCAGATGCAGCTGGAACCCTTAAAGTACACCTCATCCCAGGCCCAGGCAGCAGAACTGGAATACGCCTTGAGCTTCCCCTTCGACCTGGCTCAGGCATTCCTCTTTAGCAGGATCATCCGGGAAGGATTCCAGTCCCATGAAACCGGAGAATCAACAGACCAGCTTCGGGAAAGAGCCCTGCGGATGGGTGAATCTATACTCTACCCCATGCTGGAAACCATTGGCAAGGTGGAGCAGGGTGAATTAGCAGCGGAGGATCTGCTGATAGAAGTGGATAGCCAGGAAGAAGCAGAGGAATTCATCCGCCACCTCCGTGATTTAAAGGTCATGGCGACCCTGGCTGAGATAAAAGACGGTAAAGCAGTTATAAGAAGGATACACCAGTCCACCAACGATCGGATCAACAACTACCTTGATGGTGGTTTGTACTAA
- the coaBC gene encoding bifunctional phosphopantothenoylcysteine decarboxylase/phosphopantothenate--cysteine ligase CoaBC, which yields MTIVLCVTGSVAAVETVKLARELKRKGFQVKCFMTDGACDIINPYALEFATGEKVITKLTGEIEHVKYADAELILVAPATANVISKFAYKIADNPINTLLLTASGYNTPIVFVPSMHQSMYRAVDENIQKLKKEGVVFMEPKKEENKAKFPSVDDIVLQAQKATSAGGLEGRNVLVSAGGTYEDIDPIRGITNRSSGKMGVELAKEAFRRGADVTMITGRVEVEIPQVFNHIKIESSRVMAKALEENLIDHDVFIAAAAVSDFVVEKNTSKISSSSDQTLKLKPAPKIINQAKEHNPAVYLVGFKAEYGVSRDKLVESAKKRMRESGADLMVANDVAEVGAGFGSDQNKVVLVDDEIWDVPLSTKEEIAALVIGRVAERII from the coding sequence ATGACAATCGTGCTCTGTGTTACTGGTAGTGTGGCTGCTGTGGAAACGGTGAAACTGGCCCGGGAGCTTAAAAGGAAGGGTTTCCAGGTTAAATGTTTCATGACTGACGGTGCCTGTGATATCATCAATCCCTACGCACTGGAATTTGCCACGGGAGAGAAGGTGATCACCAAGCTCACTGGGGAAATTGAGCATGTTAAATATGCTGATGCTGAGTTGATTCTGGTGGCACCAGCCACTGCCAATGTAATCAGCAAGTTCGCCTATAAAATTGCGGACAACCCCATAAACACACTTCTTTTAACTGCCAGTGGCTATAACACGCCTATTGTTTTTGTACCCTCCATGCACCAGTCCATGTACCGGGCGGTGGATGAGAACATCCAGAAACTCAAAAAAGAGGGTGTGGTATTCATGGAGCCTAAAAAAGAGGAGAACAAGGCCAAATTCCCCTCAGTTGATGATATTGTGCTCCAGGCTCAGAAAGCCACCTCTGCCGGTGGTTTAGAGGGACGGAATGTTCTGGTGAGTGCCGGGGGCACTTACGAAGATATTGATCCCATCAGGGGAATTACTAATCGTAGTTCTGGTAAGATGGGTGTGGAACTGGCCAAGGAGGCCTTCCGTCGCGGTGCCGATGTTACCATGATCACCGGAAGGGTGGAAGTGGAAATCCCCCAGGTATTCAATCACATAAAAATTGAATCCAGCCGGGTCATGGCCAAAGCACTGGAGGAAAACCTCATTGACCATGATGTGTTCATTGCTGCAGCAGCAGTCAGTGACTTTGTGGTGGAAAAGAACACATCCAAGATATCCTCATCCAGTGACCAGACCCTGAAACTAAAACCAGCCCCCAAGATCATAAACCAGGCCAAGGAACACAACCCTGCAGTGTATCTGGTGGGTTTCAAGGCAGAGTACGGTGTTTCCAGGGATAAACTGGTGGAATCTGCTAAAAAAAGAATGAGGGAGTCCGGTGCAGATCTGATGGTGGCCAATGATGTGGCAGAAGTTGGCGCAGGATTCGGATCTGACCAGAACAAAGTGGTTCTGGTTGATGATGAAATATGGGATGTCCCATTAAGTACCAAGGAAGAAATAGCTGCCCTGGTTATTGGAAGAGTTGCCGAGAGGATTATCTAA
- a CDS encoding CBS domain-containing protein, which translates to MEMDTQVTVHDAMTSSVITVDPETSIAQAAAIMSQKGIGSLIIKSNSEPEGLITESDIITKVVSMDIQASQITVAEVMTQDLIKIDPGSELNEAARTMAKNKIRRLPVVNNGVLVGILTSTDVMTVSPELTEILVETAKMANLIEYSDNEKSVPGTCEVCGNYLDYLDEVDGKYVCEECKEDLEGE; encoded by the coding sequence AACTGTAGACCCTGAAACCAGCATTGCCCAAGCTGCGGCCATAATGAGCCAAAAGGGCATTGGAAGCCTCATTATCAAAAGTAATTCAGAACCAGAAGGACTGATTACTGAAAGTGACATTATAACCAAGGTTGTATCTATGGACATCCAGGCCAGCCAGATAACGGTGGCCGAGGTCATGACCCAAGACCTGATAAAAATCGATCCTGGGAGCGAACTCAACGAAGCAGCAAGAACCATGGCTAAAAACAAGATAAGAAGACTGCCAGTGGTGAATAACGGAGTTCTTGTTGGTATATTAACCTCCACTGATGTGATGACAGTTTCACCAGAACTCACTGAAATACTGGTGGAAACCGCCAAAATGGCCAATCTGATTGAATACTCTGACAATGAAAAATCAGTACCTGGAACCTGTGAAGTATGTGGAAATTACCTGGATTACCTGGATGAAGTGGATGGAAAGTACGTTTGTGAGGAATGTAAAGAAGATCTAGAAGGTGAATAG
- a CDS encoding PsbP-related protein — MNKILPLMAVTIMVVLVSGCVTDDKANQTNNFSQNGVSFQYSSSWGVASVSSPNGVAAVGDPNTVVNGNPTTSVVIQKPNATTSVLKTAYDQNYAQFFNNTGKTKVSEAELTLNGAQVYENVYTSSEEGVAKKYRAVWMQKGSTLYVILCSARVEDYDAQQSNFDLVVNSFQAS; from the coding sequence ATGAATAAAATTCTCCCATTAATGGCAGTTACCATCATGGTAGTCCTGGTTTCAGGATGTGTTACCGATGATAAGGCCAATCAGACCAATAATTTCTCCCAGAACGGTGTTTCCTTCCAGTACTCCTCCTCATGGGGAGTGGCTTCAGTTAGTTCACCCAATGGGGTGGCTGCAGTGGGAGATCCCAATACAGTGGTTAATGGAAACCCCACCACTTCTGTGGTGATCCAGAAACCAAATGCAACTACTTCTGTTCTTAAAACAGCCTACGACCAAAATTACGCTCAATTCTTCAATAATACGGGTAAAACTAAAGTTTCAGAGGCAGAACTCACTCTGAACGGTGCCCAGGTTTATGAAAATGTGTACACCTCCTCTGAGGAGGGAGTGGCCAAGAAGTACCGGGCGGTGTGGATGCAAAAAGGCAGCACTCTCTACGTGATACTGTGTAGTGCCCGAGTGGAAGACTACGATGCCCAGCAGTCCAACTTCGACCTGGTGGTAAACAGCTTCCAAGCATCATAG